The following proteins are encoded in a genomic region of Cryptomeria japonica chromosome 11, Sugi_1.0, whole genome shotgun sequence:
- the LOC131034515 gene encoding F-box/kelch-repeat protein At5g15710-like — protein MDTKCMDLIKNEDEGLERSELLLNTMEEKGRDTVGNERSDEESVWSEFPKHIVEEILSNLLFEFTLPFRIVSKQWNKLLSSNRFLSSLAESDPWILLCSSTDCMAYCFLTQSWKTLSLSFLPSQTTKSLLLGNSRFCSSGAGLLLIQFGWPRKYMICNPITRTYRYIPPVVSQSATLSAIMDDGESSKIVGVTHEGNHGSLRIYHCSKSSCQIELELPLEPRDFPVSHICCAKSLLMCVLNHGEFVVWNMEDKQVQRFSFPYPNLYIPGGRINTWTERLVLCVSSILFVRTYYSDSVCTSFVIVWELFKEEESSIWSWKEMTRMPPDLCRKFFNARSIKMGKFSENETFTVGSFLCFRSGYRNTKLFLYSLYEKCWSRIRVPHSARSRRYNTNFEFQPKPSMKI, from the coding sequence ATGGATACTAAGTGTATGGACCTTATCAAGAATGAAGATGAAGGGTTAGAAAGATCTGAATTACTGCTGAATACAATGGAGGAGAAGGGAAGGGATACTGTAGGCAATGAGAGGAGCGATGAAGAATCAGTTTGGTCTGAATTCCCTAAGCATATAGTGGAGGAGATACTTTCGAACCTACTGTTCGAATTCACTCTTCCATTTCGTATTGTTTCTAAACAATGGAACAAACTCTTATCCTCTAACAGATTTCTATCTTCATTGGCAGAGAGCGATCCATGGATTCTTCTATGCAGCTCAACGGATTGCATGGCATACTGTTTTCTCACGCAGTCTTGGAAGACTCTTTCCCTTAGTTTCTTGCCAAGCCAAACAACAAAAAGTCTATTATTAGGCAATTCAAGATTTTGTAGTTCAGGCGCAGGCCTACTGCTAATCCAATTCGGATGGCCTCGGAAATATATGATCTGTAATCCAATTACAAGGACCTACAGATATATTCCCCCCGTCGTATCACAGAGTGCAACTTTATCAGCAATAATGGACGACGGGGAGTCTTCCAAAATAGTGGGCGTGACACATGAAGGAAACCACGGTTCCCTGCGAATTTACCATTGTTCGAAATCGTCATGCCAGATTGAACTTGAGTTGCCACTCGAGCCAAGAGATTTTCCTGTTTCTCATATTTGTTGTGCCAAGAGTCTTCTCATGTGCGTCTTAAACCATGGGGAATTTGTGGTTTGGAACATGGAAGATAAGCAAGTGCAACGATTTTCCTTTCCGTACCCGAATCTATATATTCCAGGGGGTAGGATAAACACATGGACCGAACGACTGGTTTTATGTGTGTCGTCGATCCTGTTTGTAAGAACATATTATTCCGACTCCGTTTGTACCTCTTTCGTGATTGTATGGGAATTGTTCAAGGAGGAAGAGAGCTCTATATGGAGCTGGAAAGAGATGACAAGAATGCCTCCTGATTTGTGTCGTAAATTTTTTAATGCGCGTTCAATTAAAATGGGAAAGTTTTCAGAGAATGAGACTTTCACTGTTGGAAGTTTTCTTTGTTTCAGAAGTGGGTATAGAAATACCAAGCTATTTCTCTACAGCTTATATGAGAAGTGTTGGAGTCGGATCAGAGTTCCTCATTCTGCCAGATCTAGAAGGTATAACACAAATTTTGAGTTTCAACCTAAGCCAAGCATGAAGATATAG